One Sanguibacter sp. HDW7 DNA window includes the following coding sequences:
- a CDS encoding NUDIX hydrolase: protein MNASTVPSGSSLLDTGESVRRPAIEAAGALVWRERKGRVQVQLVHRPRYDDWSWPKGKLDPGETLRECAVREVAEETGRPVVLGVPLPMQRYRTPEGRLKRVHYWAARRATDVDAPAVRVRPPVAPVDPTEIDDVVWLDVDAARERLTRTTDREPLDALVHAHAKDRLATHALVVARHARARKRSAWAGGEDDRPLTPAGYLQAATIVPILSAYGAAQIVSSSWLRCTDTVAPYARATGLSAGLSFDLTELAHADDPRDARDVVERLLEDPVASVLCTHRPVLPTVLKALRLHARRSVRAELPGEDPFLKPGELLVAHVAPRADGPRVVAVEISRSHLHASILGNRAGVA, encoded by the coding sequence GTGAACGCGTCGACCGTGCCGTCGGGCTCGAGCCTGCTCGACACGGGCGAGTCCGTCCGTCGCCCCGCTATCGAGGCGGCGGGCGCCCTCGTGTGGCGCGAGCGCAAGGGCCGCGTGCAGGTGCAGCTCGTGCACCGGCCACGGTACGACGACTGGTCGTGGCCCAAGGGCAAGCTCGACCCGGGCGAGACGCTGCGCGAGTGCGCGGTGCGCGAGGTCGCCGAGGAGACCGGCCGGCCCGTGGTCCTCGGCGTGCCTCTGCCCATGCAGCGCTACCGCACACCCGAGGGCCGGCTCAAGCGCGTCCACTACTGGGCGGCGCGGCGCGCGACGGACGTCGACGCCCCCGCCGTGCGCGTGCGTCCGCCCGTCGCGCCCGTCGACCCCACCGAGATCGACGACGTCGTGTGGCTCGACGTCGACGCGGCGCGCGAACGACTCACGCGCACGACGGACCGCGAGCCGCTCGACGCCCTCGTCCACGCGCACGCCAAGGACCGTCTCGCGACGCACGCGCTCGTCGTCGCCCGGCACGCGCGCGCCCGCAAGCGCAGCGCGTGGGCGGGCGGCGAGGACGACCGGCCGCTCACGCCCGCCGGCTACCTGCAGGCCGCGACGATCGTGCCGATCCTCTCGGCGTACGGCGCCGCGCAGATCGTCTCGAGCTCGTGGCTGCGCTGCACCGACACCGTCGCGCCGTACGCACGCGCGACGGGCCTGTCCGCAGGTCTGAGCTTCGACCTCACCGAGCTCGCGCACGCGGACGACCCGCGGGACGCTCGGGACGTCGTCGAGCGCCTCCTCGAGGACCCCGTCGCGTCCGTGCTCTGCACGCACCGGCCCGTGCTCCCGACGGTCCTCAAGGCGCTGCGTCTCCACGCGCGTCGCAGCGTGCGCGCCGAGCTGCCGGGCGAGGACCCGTTCCTCAAGCCGGGGGAGCTGCTCGTCGCGCACGTCGCGCCGAGGGCCGACGGGCCGCGCGTCGTCGCCGTCGAGATCTCCCGCAGCCACCTGCACGCGAGCATCCTCGGCAACCGCGCGGGCGTCGCCTGA
- a CDS encoding inorganic phosphate transporter: MDVALVCVIAALALTFDFTNGFHDAANAIATSVSTRALTPKVALLMAAVMNFAGALMGTAVAETIAHEIIHIDDVGKRLTLVAVLAALVGAIVWNLITWWFGLPSSSTHALIGGLVGAGLAGGIAVYWSSVVEKVVIPMIVSPVVGFTLAFLVMVAVLWIFKNVAPAKASRRFRIAQTASAAAMALGHGLQDAQKTMGVMFLATTAIGVTEKGDDIPTWIILSAAAAISAGTATGGKRIMRTLGRRIIELDPARGFVAESVSAIVLYLNAFWLHAPVSTTHTITTAIMGVGATKRLSAVRWGVAKSIGAAWVLTIPAAAGVAALVFWALHPLLG; encoded by the coding sequence GTGGACGTCGCACTCGTCTGTGTCATCGCTGCGCTCGCGCTGACCTTCGACTTCACCAACGGCTTCCACGACGCGGCCAACGCGATCGCGACCTCGGTCTCGACGCGCGCGCTCACGCCGAAGGTCGCGCTCCTCATGGCGGCCGTCATGAACTTCGCCGGCGCGCTCATGGGTACGGCGGTGGCTGAGACCATCGCGCACGAGATCATCCACATCGACGACGTGGGCAAGCGGCTCACGCTCGTCGCGGTGCTCGCGGCGCTCGTCGGCGCGATCGTGTGGAACCTCATCACGTGGTGGTTCGGGCTGCCGTCGTCCTCGACGCACGCGCTCATCGGTGGCCTCGTCGGAGCCGGCCTGGCGGGCGGGATCGCCGTCTACTGGAGCTCGGTCGTCGAGAAGGTCGTCATCCCGATGATCGTCTCGCCCGTGGTCGGCTTCACCCTCGCCTTCCTCGTCATGGTCGCCGTCCTGTGGATCTTCAAGAACGTCGCGCCGGCCAAGGCGTCGCGCCGCTTCCGTATCGCCCAGACGGCCTCGGCGGCCGCGATGGCCCTCGGCCACGGCCTGCAGGACGCGCAGAAGACGATGGGCGTGATGTTCCTCGCGACGACCGCGATCGGCGTCACGGAGAAGGGTGACGACATCCCGACGTGGATCATCCTCTCGGCGGCCGCCGCGATCTCGGCCGGTACGGCGACCGGCGGCAAGCGCATCATGCGCACCCTCGGCCGTCGCATCATCGAGCTCGACCCGGCGCGCGGCTTCGTCGCCGAGTCCGTCTCCGCGATCGTCCTCTACCTCAACGCGTTCTGGCTCCACGCGCCCGTCTCGACGACGCACACGATCACGACCGCGATCATGGGTGTCGGCGCGACGAAGCGGCTCTCCGCCGTGAGGTGGGGCGTGGCGAAGTCCATCGGAGCGGCGTGGGTTCTGACGATCCCGGCCGCGGCCGGTGTCGCGGCGCTCGTCTTCTGGGCGCTCCACCCGCTGCTCGGCTAG
- a CDS encoding DUF47 domain-containing protein — protein MRIPRITPRDTTFFDLFTASAEHLVTGSKLLGELLGADLAGRRAIAKQMNEVEHLADEATHTIMRRMNSTFVTPFDRDDIYELASALDDCMDFMEEASDLIVLYKLEELPRRVADQVQILQRCAEITAEAMPRLRSMSDLQDYWVEINRLENQADKQHRKLLAQMFDDITDPILLMKLKEVVEILEEAADAFEAVANTVETIAVKES, from the coding sequence GTGCGCATTCCGCGTATCACACCGCGTGACACCACGTTCTTCGACCTCTTCACCGCCTCGGCGGAGCACCTGGTCACCGGTTCCAAGCTCCTCGGCGAGCTTCTCGGTGCCGACCTCGCGGGCCGCAGGGCCATCGCGAAGCAGATGAACGAGGTCGAGCACCTCGCCGACGAGGCCACCCACACGATCATGCGACGCATGAACTCGACGTTCGTCACACCCTTCGACCGTGACGACATCTACGAGCTCGCGTCGGCCCTCGACGACTGCATGGACTTCATGGAGGAGGCGAGCGACCTCATCGTCCTCTACAAGCTCGAGGAGCTGCCGCGCCGCGTCGCCGACCAGGTGCAGATCCTCCAGCGCTGCGCCGAGATCACGGCCGAGGCCATGCCGCGCCTGCGCTCGATGAGCGACCTGCAGGACTACTGGGTCGAGATCAACCGTCTCGAGAACCAGGCTGACAAGCAGCACCGCAAGCTGCTCGCGCAGATGTTCGACGACATCACCGACCCGATCCTCCTCATGAAGCTCAAGGAGGTCGTCGAGATCCTCGAGGAGGCCGCCGACGCGTTCGAGGCCGTCGCGAACACGGTCGAGACGATCGCCGTCAAGGAGTCCTGA
- a CDS encoding MarR family winged helix-turn-helix transcriptional regulator, translating to MSTPAPAEAPPPSFLEGPDATTDDVRAVLRAIEAFGRAQRCIGGAFAHHLDLPRATLGVLFKLHMHGAMQVSELAQRLQVDVSVASRQVTALVDTGLAVRDVDPEDRRARTVALSPAGVQRATEARHSVGRLLAQALDGWDPDRLATLATSLTDLTEAITARFDVTPHHSKDHA from the coding sequence ATGAGCACCCCGGCACCTGCCGAAGCACCACCCCCCTCGTTCCTCGAGGGCCCCGACGCCACGACGGACGACGTCCGCGCCGTCCTGCGCGCCATCGAGGCCTTCGGCCGCGCCCAGCGCTGCATCGGAGGCGCCTTCGCGCACCACCTCGACCTGCCCCGCGCCACCCTCGGAGTCCTCTTCAAGCTCCACATGCACGGCGCCATGCAGGTGAGCGAGCTCGCGCAGCGGCTCCAGGTCGACGTCTCCGTCGCCTCGCGCCAGGTCACCGCGCTCGTCGACACCGGGCTCGCGGTCCGCGACGTCGACCCCGAGGACCGCCGTGCCCGCACCGTCGCCCTCTCTCCCGCAGGCGTCCAGCGCGCCACCGAGGCACGCCACAGCGTCGGCCGCCTCCTCGCCCAGGCCCTCGACGGCTGGGACCCCGACCGCCTCGCGACGCTCGCCACCTCTCTCACCGACCTCACCGAAGCCATCACCGCTCGCTTCGACGTCACCCCGCACCACAGCAAGGACCACGCATGA
- a CDS encoding MFS transporter, producing the protein MTRTATAPEHVAGEPGTMTHREVLRTISGIFMGLFVSIIATSIVSSSLPKIVADLGGNQSAFTWVVTATLLTTTISTPIWGKVADLVDRKLTIQIALAITVISAALAGFAHNPATLIAWRAFQGIGAGGLTAVGMVLIADIISPRERGKYMGYMGAIMAVATIGAPLLGGFLTDTAGWRWNFFVGVPFAVVAIVLIQRTLHLPPLERKEKVSIDYLGATLISAGIALLLLWVTFAGSKFDWASWQTAVMVGGAVAILAVAVWAESRAEEPIIPLGIFGNRTVTLVIVASIALGVVLFGTTVFLSQYMQIARGYSPTVSGLLTVPLILGQLTASIGSGRAVSRTGAYKKFLVVGAIVMPIGIGLMGTITYQTNLTIISLYMALIGVGMGLLMQNMVLAAQNTLTPAELSTGSATIAFFRSLGGAIGVSALGAVLGHRVSTEIVGGLTEAGIAPPASLAGGTLPDVSTLPGPIATIVESAYGTAVAEVFLIAAPIALIALVCVLFLKEVPLATKSNAELRLEELARTEAAADGSGDATDTADAPDASTASVR; encoded by the coding sequence ATGACACGCACCGCCACCGCACCCGAGCACGTCGCCGGCGAACCCGGAACCATGACCCACCGCGAGGTCCTCCGGACCATCTCCGGCATCTTCATGGGCCTGTTCGTCTCGATCATCGCGACGTCGATCGTCTCCTCGTCGCTCCCCAAGATCGTCGCCGACCTCGGCGGCAACCAGTCCGCCTTCACGTGGGTCGTCACCGCGACGCTCCTCACGACGACGATCTCGACGCCGATCTGGGGCAAGGTCGCCGACCTCGTCGACCGCAAGCTCACCATCCAGATCGCCCTCGCGATCACCGTGATCTCCGCGGCCCTCGCCGGCTTCGCCCACAACCCCGCGACGCTCATCGCGTGGCGCGCGTTCCAGGGCATCGGCGCCGGCGGCCTCACCGCCGTCGGCATGGTGCTCATCGCCGACATCATCTCCCCCCGGGAGCGCGGCAAGTACATGGGCTACATGGGCGCGATCATGGCGGTCGCCACGATCGGCGCGCCGCTCCTCGGCGGGTTCCTCACCGACACGGCCGGATGGCGCTGGAACTTCTTCGTCGGCGTCCCCTTCGCCGTCGTCGCGATCGTGCTCATCCAGCGCACGCTCCACCTGCCGCCCCTGGAGCGCAAGGAGAAGGTCTCGATCGACTACCTCGGCGCGACCCTCATCTCCGCCGGCATCGCCCTGCTCCTGCTCTGGGTGACCTTCGCGGGCTCGAAGTTCGACTGGGCCTCGTGGCAGACCGCCGTCATGGTCGGAGGCGCCGTCGCGATCCTCGCCGTCGCCGTCTGGGCGGAGTCGCGCGCCGAGGAGCCGATCATCCCCCTCGGGATCTTCGGCAACCGGACCGTCACGCTCGTCATCGTCGCGTCGATCGCCCTCGGCGTCGTCCTCTTCGGCACGACCGTCTTCCTCAGCCAGTACATGCAGATCGCGCGCGGCTACAGCCCGACGGTCTCGGGCCTCCTCACCGTGCCGCTCATCCTCGGCCAGCTCACCGCGTCGATCGGCTCCGGCCGTGCCGTGTCCCGCACCGGCGCCTACAAGAAGTTCCTCGTCGTCGGCGCGATCGTCATGCCCATCGGCATCGGTCTCATGGGCACGATCACGTACCAGACGAACCTCACGATCATCAGCCTCTACATGGCGCTCATCGGCGTCGGCATGGGCCTGCTCATGCAGAACATGGTGCTCGCCGCGCAGAACACGCTCACCCCCGCCGAGCTCTCGACGGGCTCCGCGACGATCGCGTTCTTCCGCTCCCTCGGTGGTGCGATCGGCGTCTCCGCGCTCGGCGCCGTCCTCGGCCACCGCGTCTCCACCGAGATCGTCGGAGGACTCACCGAGGCCGGCATCGCTCCGCCCGCGTCCCTCGCCGGCGGCACGCTGCCCGACGTCTCGACGCTCCCCGGCCCCATCGCCACGATCGTCGAGTCCGCGTACGGCACCGCCGTCGCCGAGGTGTTCCTCATCGCCGCACCGATCGCGCTCATCGCGCTCGTCTGCGTCCTGTTCCTCAAGGAGGTGCCGCTCGCGACCAAGTCGAATGCCGAGCTGCGCCTCGAGGAGCTAGCCCGCACCGAGGCAGCGGCGGACGGCTCCGGCGACGCCACCGACACCGCCGACGCGCCTGACGCGTCGACCGCCTCCGTCCGGTAG
- the msrB gene encoding peptide-methionine (R)-S-oxide reductase MsrB — translation MAYEIEKTDDEWTVELSPQEFHVLRQAGTERPWSGALLDEARAGTYSCRACGAELFDAGTKFDAGCGWPSFYEASRSDAVELLDDDSLGMRRTEVRCARCGSHLGHVFPDAPQTPTGNRFCMNSVSLAFDPS, via the coding sequence ATGGCGTACGAGATCGAGAAGACCGACGACGAGTGGACCGTCGAGCTGAGCCCGCAGGAGTTTCACGTCCTGCGCCAGGCCGGCACCGAGCGACCGTGGTCGGGTGCGCTGCTCGACGAGGCCCGCGCCGGCACCTACAGCTGCCGTGCATGCGGCGCCGAGCTCTTCGACGCGGGCACGAAGTTCGACGCCGGCTGCGGCTGGCCGAGCTTCTACGAGGCGAGCCGCTCCGACGCGGTCGAGCTGCTCGACGACGACTCGCTCGGCATGCGTCGCACCGAGGTGCGCTGCGCACGGTGCGGGTCGCACCTCGGGCACGTCTTCCCCGACGCGCCGCAGACGCCGACCGGCAACCGCTTCTGCATGAACTCGGTGTCGCTCGCCTTCGACCCGAGCTGA
- a CDS encoding DEAD/DEAH box helicase: MTQTFRSFSDLPLPAPVVAELARDGKTTPFPIQSATLPDTLAGRDVLGRGRTGSGKTLAFSLPIVTRLDATRSGKTKPGRPRALVLAPTRELASQIDATLAPLAKALGLTTTVIFGGVAQSRQVTALQKGVDVVVACPGRLEDLLGQRHLTLDDVEITVLDEADHMADLGFLPGVKRIMDRTPSEGQRMLFSATLDNGVDVLVKRYLHKPLHHSVDPETSPVTAMTHHVLAVADAAAKKDLVLALASGADRRILFMRTKHQAKKMAKTLTAEGVPAVDLHGNLSQGARERNLEAFTTGAVKVLVATDIAARGIHVDHVGLVVHVDPPAEHKAYLHRSGRTARAGEGGVVVTVMLPEQRGDVLDLTRKAGIKVTPVRVRATDQLVADLVGEVAPRVKPSEAPAAAQPAPKQPRKKKAADGGTGRGRGGAAADGRSAGGARGGDVARGDQQRGAKPGAGRGDPSRPEGARSGGRRRGAGAGRETGAARTGGAQGSGRQSSGAGASGASSSSRSSGQQRGAAPSSAGRGLVEMSRGARSGRR; this comes from the coding sequence ATGACCCAGACCTTCCGGTCGTTCTCCGACCTGCCCCTGCCCGCCCCCGTCGTCGCCGAGCTCGCCCGCGACGGCAAGACGACGCCGTTCCCCATCCAGTCCGCGACGCTCCCCGACACGCTCGCGGGCCGCGACGTCCTCGGCCGCGGCCGCACCGGCTCCGGCAAGACCCTCGCGTTCTCGCTGCCGATCGTCACGCGCCTCGACGCGACGCGGTCCGGGAAGACGAAGCCCGGCCGCCCGCGCGCGCTCGTCCTCGCCCCGACCCGCGAGCTCGCCTCGCAGATCGACGCGACACTCGCGCCGCTCGCGAAGGCGCTCGGCCTCACGACGACCGTGATCTTCGGCGGCGTCGCCCAGTCGCGTCAGGTCACGGCCCTGCAGAAGGGCGTCGACGTCGTCGTCGCCTGCCCCGGCCGCCTCGAGGACCTCCTCGGTCAGCGCCACCTCACGCTCGACGACGTCGAGATCACCGTGCTCGACGAGGCCGACCACATGGCCGACCTCGGCTTCCTGCCGGGCGTCAAGCGCATCATGGACCGCACCCCGTCGGAGGGCCAGCGCATGCTGTTCTCCGCGACGCTGGACAACGGCGTCGACGTGCTCGTCAAGCGCTACCTCCACAAGCCGCTGCACCACTCGGTCGACCCCGAGACGTCGCCCGTCACCGCCATGACGCACCACGTCCTTGCGGTCGCCGACGCCGCCGCGAAGAAGGACCTCGTCCTCGCGCTCGCGTCCGGCGCCGACCGTCGCATCCTCTTCATGCGCACCAAGCACCAGGCCAAGAAGATGGCCAAGACGCTCACGGCCGAGGGCGTTCCCGCCGTCGACCTGCACGGCAACCTCTCGCAGGGTGCGCGCGAGCGGAACCTCGAGGCGTTCACGACGGGCGCCGTCAAGGTGCTCGTCGCGACCGACATCGCCGCGCGCGGCATCCACGTCGACCACGTCGGGCTCGTCGTCCACGTCGACCCGCCGGCCGAGCACAAGGCGTACCTGCACCGCTCGGGCCGCACGGCGCGCGCGGGCGAGGGTGGCGTCGTCGTCACCGTCATGCTCCCCGAGCAGCGCGGCGACGTGCTGGACCTCACCCGCAAGGCCGGCATCAAGGTCACGCCCGTGCGCGTGCGCGCGACGGACCAGCTCGTCGCCGACCTCGTCGGCGAGGTCGCCCCGCGCGTAAAGCCGTCCGAGGCTCCCGCGGCCGCGCAGCCTGCTCCCAAGCAGCCGCGCAAGAAGAAGGCAGCCGACGGCGGCACGGGCCGTGGTCGCGGCGGTGCGGCGGCCGACGGTCGCTCTGCCGGTGGTGCACGTGGCGGCGACGTCGCTCGTGGCGATCAGCAGCGCGGCGCGAAGCCTGGCGCCGGTCGTGGTGACCCGTCGCGCCCCGAGGGTGCGCGTTCGGGTGGGCGTCGTCGTGGTGCCGGTGCTGGTCGTGAGACCGGGGCTGCTCGCACGGGCGGCGCGCAGGGTTCCGGTCGGCAGTCGTCGGGCGCGGGTGCGTCGGGCGCGAGCTCGTCGAGCCGCTCGTCGGGCCAGCAGCGTGGCGCGGCGCCGTCGTCGGCGGGCCGCGGCCTCGTGGAGATGTCGCGCGGCGCCCGCTCGGGCCGCCGCTGA
- a CDS encoding M50 family metallopeptidase gives MIDVLRDIWEAATTASPAPETTLVLAAAVTALLLVVWRPAWGVVRHGVTTVHEACHLLVAALTGRRIMGIRLHSDTSGLALSKGRPRGPGMVLMTAAGYSGPAVVGLAAAFGVGRGYDVGVLWALVVLAIFVLLMIRNWYGLWTILVTLALLGALTWWGTPEVHAFAAHAVALVLLLGAVRAVVELGLSRRGGRARSSDADALGKLTRTPGGLWVAVFVLVTGACLALGAWWLVGPTLSGVADAAAALLPR, from the coding sequence GTGATTGACGTGCTGCGTGACATCTGGGAGGCCGCGACGACCGCGTCGCCCGCCCCCGAGACCACCCTCGTGCTCGCTGCCGCCGTGACGGCGTTGCTGCTCGTCGTGTGGCGTCCCGCGTGGGGCGTCGTGCGGCACGGCGTGACGACCGTGCACGAGGCGTGCCACCTGCTCGTCGCCGCGCTCACGGGCCGCAGGATCATGGGCATCCGGCTGCACTCGGACACCTCAGGCCTCGCCCTGTCGAAGGGCCGCCCGCGCGGACCCGGCATGGTCCTCATGACTGCCGCCGGCTACTCCGGTCCGGCGGTCGTGGGGCTCGCGGCGGCGTTCGGCGTCGGACGCGGCTATGACGTCGGGGTGCTGTGGGCTCTCGTCGTGCTCGCGATCTTCGTGCTGCTCATGATCCGCAACTGGTACGGGCTGTGGACGATCCTCGTGACGCTCGCCCTGCTCGGCGCGCTCACGTGGTGGGGCACGCCCGAGGTCCACGCGTTCGCGGCGCACGCGGTTGCGCTCGTGCTGCTGCTCGGCGCTGTGCGCGCCGTCGTCGAGCTCGGGCTGTCGCGGCGCGGTGGTCGGGCGCGGTCGTCCGACGCCGATGCGCTCGGCAAGCTCACACGGACGCCCGGCGGCCTGTGGGTCGCGGTGTTCGTGCTCGTCACGGGTGCGTGCCTCGCGCTCGGCGCGTGGTGGCTCGTCGGCCCGACGCTCTCGGGCGTCGCGGACGCGGCGGCGGCGCTGCTCCCCCGCTGA
- a CDS encoding HEAT repeat domain-containing protein, with protein MDKKLNPHPDIPLDLPTGERIAAAVAHYGAQAVEQKAAKLLRGENAGKDFLLYAGGRHGLGILDGAPALYWPELWGARTLLFVWDDSVMPDVLAGLQNRSWRVREMCLRVVLERDLPALSDVVALTNDENPRVRAAALRALAAQGSEEHHAVIAQHFSDRDKTVRPVAQQARDTLTARLAAS; from the coding sequence ATGGACAAGAAGCTGAACCCCCACCCCGACATCCCCCTCGACCTGCCGACCGGTGAGCGCATCGCTGCGGCCGTCGCCCACTACGGTGCGCAGGCGGTCGAGCAGAAGGCGGCCAAGTTGCTGCGCGGCGAGAACGCCGGCAAGGACTTCCTGCTCTACGCGGGCGGTCGGCACGGGCTCGGCATCCTCGACGGCGCGCCGGCCCTCTACTGGCCCGAGCTCTGGGGCGCCCGCACGCTCCTGTTCGTCTGGGACGACTCGGTGATGCCCGACGTCCTCGCGGGTCTGCAGAACCGGTCGTGGCGCGTGCGCGAGATGTGCCTGCGCGTCGTGCTCGAGCGCGACCTCCCGGCGCTCTCCGACGTCGTCGCGCTGACGAACGACGAGAACCCGCGCGTCCGCGCCGCCGCGCTGCGTGCGCTCGCCGCCCAGGGCTCCGAGGAGCACCACGCGGTCATCGCGCAGCACTTCAGCGACCGCGACAAGACCGTCCGTCCGGTGGCCCAGCAGGCCCGCGACACCCTCACGGCCCGCCTCGCGGCCTCCTGA
- a CDS encoding DUF2809 domain-containing protein, which produces MTRRRLVLLLVAALLVPVGLGARTLPGAPGDVAGGLLYAALLVVLCAFVAPAARSLSVGLVAAAIGVGIELLQLTGLPATLASAVPLSRVVIGSTFVVTDLLVAVLGAAGAAAVDALVRRARASRAVGGAREPVPSPSAPRSN; this is translated from the coding sequence GTGACACGCCGCCGCCTCGTCCTCCTGCTCGTCGCCGCGCTGCTTGTTCCTGTCGGCCTCGGCGCGCGGACGCTGCCCGGGGCGCCCGGGGACGTCGCAGGCGGGCTGCTCTACGCCGCGCTGCTCGTCGTGCTGTGCGCGTTCGTCGCACCCGCAGCGCGGTCCCTCTCCGTCGGGCTCGTGGCCGCAGCGATCGGCGTGGGTATCGAGCTGCTGCAGCTCACGGGGCTGCCCGCCACGCTCGCGTCGGCCGTCCCCCTCTCGCGGGTCGTGATCGGGTCGACGTTCGTCGTGACCGACCTGCTCGTCGCTGTCCTCGGCGCGGCCGGGGCCGCGGCGGTCGACGCCCTCGTCCGTCGGGCACGCGCGTCACGCGCCGTCGGCGGTGCCCGGGAGCCTGTGCCGTCGCCGTCCGCGCCCCGATCGAACTAG
- a CDS encoding DUF1266 domain-containing protein, protein MTGEGIERALGAAAIAAVIALAGVVVQRRRTAKQPQAEAWAATPQAEAIDVPALTWSDEQGHDRTGVEAHLAAFDALHSLHSQAPVDSLLRPDREARQKVLANVWGIEDTPRLRSVLLDMLWRGQRQQFERERETWSALTPSEAREVEQRIRERADREEQKAVEELVRFHRVREQDPSTMDVDFLVWDHVRVVGLVRDGLSAGLLSEAEARDTALIAAHALREACSSWEDFSEQMRAGRRYWGSLDGRVGERLDAITRRELELLLAEPTSPWMTIPWLAPLPDPTYLLIDGVLADDSDVDPVDDLPPSFGRSPSWRARMSRVFAERVVALRHDQ, encoded by the coding sequence ATGACGGGTGAGGGGATCGAGCGGGCGCTCGGCGCTGCCGCGATCGCCGCGGTGATCGCGCTGGCGGGCGTCGTCGTGCAGCGCCGCCGGACGGCGAAGCAGCCGCAGGCCGAGGCCTGGGCAGCCACGCCGCAGGCCGAGGCGATCGACGTGCCCGCACTCACCTGGTCCGACGAGCAGGGGCACGACCGCACGGGCGTCGAGGCGCACCTCGCCGCGTTCGACGCGCTCCACTCGCTCCACTCCCAGGCGCCCGTCGACTCGCTCCTGCGGCCCGACCGCGAGGCGCGGCAGAAGGTTCTCGCGAACGTCTGGGGCATCGAGGACACGCCCCGGCTGAGGAGCGTCCTCCTCGACATGCTCTGGCGCGGGCAGCGGCAGCAGTTCGAGCGCGAGCGCGAGACCTGGTCGGCCCTCACCCCGAGCGAGGCCCGCGAGGTCGAGCAGCGGATCCGCGAGCGAGCCGACCGGGAGGAGCAGAAGGCCGTCGAGGAGCTCGTGAGGTTTCATCGCGTGCGCGAGCAGGATCCGAGCACGATGGACGTCGACTTCCTCGTGTGGGACCACGTGCGGGTTGTGGGCCTCGTCCGCGACGGTCTCTCGGCCGGGCTGCTCAGCGAGGCCGAGGCGCGGGACACCGCGCTCATCGCCGCGCACGCGCTGCGTGAGGCGTGCTCGAGCTGGGAGGACTTCAGCGAGCAGATGCGCGCGGGCCGTCGCTACTGGGGGAGCCTCGACGGGCGGGTCGGTGAGCGTCTCGACGCGATCACGCGACGTGAGCTCGAGCTCCTGCTCGCCGAGCCGACCTCGCCGTGGATGACGATCCCGTGGCTCGCGCCGCTCCCGGACCCCACCTATCTGCTCATCGACGGTGTCCTTGCGGATGACTCCGACGTCGACCCGGTGGACGACCTGCCGCCGTCGTTCGGACGTTCCCCGTCGTGGCGGGCCCGCATGTCCCGGGTGTTCGCCGAGCGGGTCGTCGCGCTGCGGCACGACCAGTGA
- a CDS encoding DUF5680 domain-containing protein has product MTPTGGATRPPWAQDGADMDLAELEKVVVAAKTATYVGGGVTAPASRTGSHDLGWRDGRWSYLDSYVGGTDFHGQEVVWLDDEPVWAMSYYGAVLRPDLVDGERAGLTIKAALSAMYIEGRFLGGYEHVGEHGTYVDASTGGVGRFHGREVILVDGVEAYALDYFGGLVVP; this is encoded by the coding sequence ATGACGCCCACGGGGGGCGCGACGCGCCCGCCGTGGGCGCAGGACGGAGCGGACATGGACCTGGCAGAGCTCGAGAAGGTCGTCGTCGCGGCGAAGACGGCGACGTACGTCGGGGGCGGCGTGACGGCGCCGGCGTCGCGCACAGGTTCGCACGACCTCGGGTGGCGTGACGGGCGGTGGTCCTACCTCGACTCCTACGTCGGCGGCACTGACTTCCACGGGCAGGAGGTCGTGTGGCTCGACGACGAGCCCGTCTGGGCCATGAGCTACTACGGGGCGGTGCTCCGCCCCGACCTCGTCGACGGCGAGCGTGCCGGTCTGACGATCAAGGCCGCGCTCAGCGCGATGTACATCGAGGGGCGGTTCCTCGGCGGCTACGAGCACGTCGGCGAGCACGGCACGTACGTCGACGCATCGACGGGCGGCGTCGGGCGGTTCCACGGGCGCGAGGTCATCCTCGTCGACGGTGTCGAGGCGTACGCGCTCGACTACTTCGGCGGGCTCGTCGTGCCGTGA
- a CDS encoding excalibur calcium-binding domain-containing protein, with protein MIRRHAALALAAALAVSPLLAVPATAAPTATAAATAAASVAEVRPATPHVAAGAKRYKNCAALNRAYKGGVARDSKARNMKTVRGKKVRATSTYKAKVSKSLYAANKSLDRDKDGIACER; from the coding sequence ATGATCCGTCGTCACGCCGCGCTCGCGCTCGCCGCAGCCCTCGCAGTCTCCCCGCTCCTCGCCGTACCGGCGACCGCAGCCCCCACGGCGACCGCGGCCGCGACAGCAGCCGCGTCGGTCGCCGAGGTTCGCCCCGCGACGCCGCACGTCGCCGCTGGCGCGAAGCGCTACAAGAACTGCGCCGCGCTCAACCGTGCCTACAAGGGCGGCGTCGCCCGCGACTCCAAGGCCCGCAACATGAAGACGGTGCGCGGCAAGAAGGTCCGTGCGACCTCGACGTACAAGGCCAAGGTCTCGAAGTCCCTCTACGCCGCGAACAAGAGTCTCGACCGTGACAAGGACGGCATCGCCTGCGAGCGCTGA